The Pangasianodon hypophthalmus isolate fPanHyp1 chromosome 25, fPanHyp1.pri, whole genome shotgun sequence nucleotide sequence taccactgcccaCACAATGTTGTGGCATTTTGTCACTGAGCCCCACAGAACTTGCCAGCAGATAATAGCCCTATACCGCCCCAATGTGGCGCTGATGCTAACTTGCTAAACGCGTTGCAGCCAAGCCAATGGCATCTAGATATGTATATCTCTGCTGTAGCAAGCCAAGGCTGTGGAGCTCTGTTGTCAGACTGGCATCTGACTCTAAGATGTTTGTCTTGCATTTTGTTCTGATGTCCAACAGCGTCCAGAGATCACATATGAGTTGATGACTACTTTGGATGTGCATTTGCTTAGAGACAACATTAACGAACATGTGCAGGCAAAAAAATAAGCACCTTTGCTGGATCCGGACTGGCTGCTGCGTCCTAGCGTGTCACCATCTTAGATCGTCCATCCAAGATGGATGGTTTATTATGGTTTGCTAGTGCATTtagaagttatttatttttcagaatttcAACATGGGTAGCCTGGTGTTGAAAATCGGTTCAATACTCGAAACTTCATTCATAGCATACGTGGGTGGTGATGATGTGCACTCAGCCAAGACACCATTAATGGATCTTCTGCATGTGATGTACATGTCCTTTAACCAGACTGATTGTCTGAAATTGTCTGTCCTGTTATGTATTTCAGTTGGCAGGTCAGATACTGTGATGTACATTTCTACTCTTTCTATGAAGAGTGTTCCTCTTATTGAAGTgctctttaaataaaatcctgACTGAATAATTAATTGATGCCACTTGTCATGTTGTGTGTGgaaatatacactgatcagtcTTAACagtaaaaccactgacaggtgaagtgaataacatggaTTAtattgttacagtggcacctgtcaaggggtgggatatattaggcagcaagtgaacagacagttctcgaagttgatgtgttggaagcaggaaaaatgggcaagtgtaaggatctgagcaactttgacaagggccaaattgggatgactagacgactgggtcagagcttcTCCAAAccacaggtcttgtggggtgttcccggtatgcagtgggtagtacctaccaaaagtggtccaaagaaggatacctggggaagagatggtaccAGCATGCACTTAGGGAAGAaagcaagctggcggaggcagtgtgatggtctgggcaatATGCAGGTCACGTACCACCTAGCTAAACGTTGTTGCAGACTAAGTACATTCCTTGCAAtacatggcaatggtattccctaatggcagtggcctctttcagcaggataatgcgccctgccacactgcagaaattgttcaggGATGatctgaggaacatgacaagagTTCCGGGTGTTGACTtggtctccaaattccccagatctcaatccgatcaagcatctgtgggatgtgctggacaaacacgtctgatccatggaggcctcacctcgcaacaggacttaaaggatctgctgctcacatcttggtgccagatatcacagcacaccttcagaggtcttgtggagtccatgcatcaacggatcagagctgttttggctgCACAAAGGggacttacacaatattaggcaggtggttttaatgttatggctgattcgTGTAATTGTGTGGTGATACATTTTTGAATATTGTTGAATGGCTCCATCAATAAACTGTCCATAATTGTGCCCTGCACAATGCCAGCATACACTTCCTACTACACAACTCACGACTAAAACGTCGTTTCAGGTCCTTTTAAAACACTGAATCCTGCCAGATTTCGAAGCTCCACCTCTGAAGCCAAACCAGTCAGATGATTCACTGCATAAGTCACATGGCTTTTCCCAGACTGACATAAGTCTCACCACAGTCACAATCTTTAGAAACTCACTAGCCTCGAGACTCACTAGACTCAAAGTCTGgataatgtcagctagctagcaagtggTAGTTCAGTCAGGcatgactcaaagctctaaaatcttttcctgacaaCTGTAAAATCAGTATACTTGTGAAAAGTACAATttgcattttacatatttattaataatacagtACTTGACACTTTGAGTTGAACAATGCTCCATCTTAAGTTTCAGGTATCTCACTGCGAGCATGCTAACAACATGAACAAGTTGTGTCCATCACTAATATGGGCGGGGGAGAAGTGGACCTGTCCAGTAGTATGGATGGGTACCTGGTtgctaatattataataaaattttatgatGTTAAATAAAGTTTCCCATGAAGACCTAAATATCTCTCCTCTGAATAAATTCTGTGAGTgcatgcaggttttttttttttttttttttctttagactCACAAGGAAATGTCTGGAGGAAACGTGGGTcgaagaaatgaacaaaatacaAAGTTGTGGTCGGATCGCAGTTCCGCTTACTCTGCGTCTGATGTTTACTCAATGAGTGACTGTAGACTCTTCAGAGGTTTTACAGGGGCTTCAAGCATCGACATGAAGATCATACAGCTTCACTTCTGTGAGTTTATTTACATCTGttcagtgttttaattttaaattatgttatgttattccaaacaatgtgtgtgtatgtgtgttttttacttttttttacttgctaGATCTACTCGTGTGCTGTGGAGCTGCAGAAAGTTTCACAGAGAAGTCGGTAGATTTGGGACAAAATGTGATTCTAAAGTGTGAGGTGTCTGTAAAAGATGTGTACTGGTTCCTGATGAAGCCGCCAGAACCTCCACTGTTTATATTACGCTCTTTCTCAAGCAGATCCCTGAGGACAGATTACAGTAACCCGGCTTTCAGCAagactttctcactgcaatataACGGCAGTTTATTTATACACAATATCAGTAATAATGAATTAGGAGTGTATTATTGTATTCAAACTGGTTCACCTCCCAGCATCAGCAGTGGAATCAGACTTTACACCCAGAATCACTCAGCTGGtgagtttatattaaaaaaaaaaagacatgaaataTACTATGTCATTTAACTAGCAGTGCAACACaggattttgttgttgttgttgttgttgttttttgttttttcctgtcgGTTTGTGTTTCTCGGTAAAAGCCTCAGTGGCTCAGAGAAAATTTCttccaccattttgtttttgaaaaaaaaaaatcacctttgctaaaatatttcagtgtaaataaaGCGAGCAATGTGTTTAATGATGACGCGCATCAAGCTATCTGATCTTCATCAAATCATTTCCAGACAATCAGATGTGTGAGATTGAGCAGCAGAATCAGATAGCTGATAAAGATGAACTTTGGAGAAGAATCATGATCGTATCAGGAATAATGAACTGTGTTGTGATCGTTTCCGTCACAGGTAGAGCTTTTTGTTGAACATTCTTCAAATCCTCTCATTAAAAACGTTATTGTGTGTTACCTGCTCCATGATACTGATATTGAAATGATCAGAATAgttcaatattattattgtaggaAATTATAAAAcgtcagatttaaaaatgttttttaatcaattgtaaatattattaacatCAATACttgataattaataataatatataaattaataataataataatatattaataatgaatcgtttataaattattataatattagttGTAAGAATATTATAGTGCCTTATTTAATAGcactaattatttaataattggaTATTATAAATTCAATAATTAATAGCATATTTATATTGTTGTAATAATGGTGATAttactataatataaataatataaatttatatttttgaattttattgttctaattattacaaatattttaaaaattgtacaaGTTTATGAATCATTAATTTTGTTAGACTTTTAATAGAGTTTACTAAACAATTATGAAATTgttattgattttctttaaaaaaaaaaaaaaaattaaaatgctctaagtttttttgtgttgttcctgaaaatgtttgttttaaatcGTGGCATAtacttctttttgttttattaaatacattaaaattaatcgttttaaaaattaatggtTAAGTATCATCACAGTATAAACAATATTGACTATattgtggtgtgatgtggttttatagttttattaagTCAATAGAAGAACTCCACACTGCAATCAGCTAGATTGATTTCAAATGCTTTACTGACATTTCAGTCCTGATTGGGGGCCGCTGTGAAAGATCGAATTCCCCAAAGTTCCGACTGCAGCCTCCAAACCATGAGGAAGAGCAGCTCAGTGGATCACAGGTAAATTTGTCACTAATCTAGTAGCTAATATCTCTGTTCTTCCTCTTTATTGTGTACTTCTCCCACGTTATTGTGTACATGAGTATTGTGTTTATGAGCATAATGACATCCTAATGACTTTTGCGGTCTTCTGCAGAATTGCTTTACACGTATGCAGAGAGACAGCACCTTCACCGTGGTAGAGTTTACTCAGCTTCCCCCTGAGGTCTAACCCCTCCTATcaagacacaaacagacacacacacacacacagctttactggTCAACGTGCagctgagtgtttttttttaactctgctACAGGACTGTGGTAAAGTCTGCACACCAACGGCAGCTCATG carries:
- the LOC113547632 gene encoding uncharacterized protein LOC113547632, translating into MMLGIGTHKEMSGGNVGRRNEQNTKLWSDRSSAYSASDVYSMSDCRLFRGFTGASSIDMKIIQLHFYLLVCCGAAESFTEKSVDLGQNVILKCEVSVKDVYWFLMKPPEPPLFILRSFSSRSLRTDYSNPAFSKTFSLQYNGSLFIHNISNNELGVYYCIQTGSPPSISSGIRLYTQNHSADNQMCEIEQQNQIADKDELWRRIMIVSGIMNCVVIVSVTVLIGGRCERSNSPKFRLQPPNHEEEQLSGSQNCFTRMQRDSTFTVVEFTQLPPEV